Proteins encoded together in one Camelina sativa cultivar DH55 chromosome 9, Cs, whole genome shotgun sequence window:
- the LOC104710865 gene encoding endoglucanase 16-like, producing MGNYGDKRRGNVVTRAILLGLYGIISIVCVNGTFINYKEALTKSLIFLEAQRSGKLPTNNRVPWRGDSALDDGKLCNVDLSGGYYDAGDNVKYGLPMAFTITTLAWSTITYEKELRATGELENARAAIRWGTDYFLKCSSRKNRLYVQVGDPNADHQCWARPENMQTPRTILEISDKVPGTEIAAETAAAFAASSIVFRHVDHKYARQLLNKAKLLFKLAKSHKGTYDGECPFYCSNSGYNDELIWAATWLYKATRKEVFLSYLKFEAISAYVAEFSWDLKYAGAQILITKLIFEGAKGLDLYKQQADSFVCSNLPDSPYHQVFTTPGGMIHLRDGANSQYVTSTAFLFSAYADILQEHNQKISCGNKQFDCSHLRAFAKKQIDYLLGHNPRGRSYMVGFGPNPPKQAHHRGASVPMHEANAPLSCPMSFVKWYNKNVPNANELTGAILGGPDRQDNFQDLRWTSVYTEPCTYINSIAVGVLAKLAATA from the exons atGGGTAATTATGGTGATAAAAGAAGGGGAAATGTTGTGACTAGGGCCATATTGTTGGGTCTCTACGGAATCATAAGCATTGTGTGTGTGAATGGTACATTCATAAACTACAAAGAAGCCCTAACCAAATCCCTCATCTTCTTGGAGGCTCAAAGATCAGGGAAACTCCCTACTAACAATAGGGTTCCATGGAGAGGTGACTCTGCTCTCGATGATGGCAAACTCTGTAAT gtGGATTTGTCCGGAGGGTACTATGACGCAGGAGACAATGTAAAGTATGGTCTTCCAATGGCGTTCACGATCACAACGCTGGCTTGGTCTACCATTACCTACGAGAAAGAATTACGAGCTACGGGAGAGCTCGAAAACGCTCGTGCCGCTATCCGTTGGGGCACAGATTATTTCCTCAAATGTTCTTCTCGTAAGAACCGCCTATATGTTCag GTTGGTGATCCAAACGCCGACCACCAGTGTTGGGCGAGGCCCGAGAACATGCAGACGCCAAGGACAATTTTGGAGATTAGCGATAAAGTTCCTGGAACGGAGATCGCGGCTGAAACCGCTGCTGCATTTGCCGCTTCTTCCATCGTTTTCCGCCATGTCGACCACAAATATGCCCGCCAGCTCCTCAACAAAGCCAAATTG CTTTTCAAGCTAGCCAAAAGCCACAAGGGTACATACGATGGAGAATGTCCCTTCTATTGTTCTAACTCCGGTTACAAT GATGAGTTGATATGGGCGGCAACATGGCTATACAAGGCGACGAGGAAGGAGGTGTTCCTTAGCTACCTCAAATTCGAAGCCATAAGTGCTTACGTCGCTGAATTCAGTTGGGACCTCAAGTACGCTGGTGCACAGATCCTCATCACCAAG TTGATCTTCGAAGGCGCAAAAGGACTTGACCTATACAAACAACAAGCCGATAGTTTTGTCTGCTCTAATCTCCCCGACAGTCCTTACCACCAAGTCTTCACTACCCCAG gtGGTATGATTCACTTGAGAGATGGAGCCAACAGTCAATACGTCACCTCCACGGCATTCTTATTCTCAGCGTACGCTGATATACTTCAGGAACACAACCAAAAGATCTCTTGCGGAAACAAGCAATTTGATTGTTCACACCTCAGGGCTTTTGCTAAGAAACAG ATTGACTACTTACTAGGACATAACCCAAGAGGACGATCGTACATGGTTGGGTTCGGACCAAACCCGCCAAAGCAAGCCCACCACAGAGGAGCCTCAGTGCCTATGCATGAAGCCAACGCGCCGCTAAGCTGCCCAATGAGCTTCGTCAAATGGTACAACAAGAACGTGCCTAACGCTAACGAGCTCACTGGAGCCATCTTGGGAGGACCTGACCGTCAAGACAACTTCCAAGATTTGCGATGGACCTCCGTGTACACAGAGCCTTGTACTTACATCAACTCTATTGCCGTTGGTGTTCTCGCCAAGCTCGCTGCCACGGCTTAG